A single region of the Sorex araneus isolate mSorAra2 chromosome 7, mSorAra2.pri, whole genome shotgun sequence genome encodes:
- the ETNK2 gene encoding ethanolamine kinase 2 isoform X1 gives MAVPPSAPRPRSPFYLRRQTRCPQCSWSMEEKAAASAGDREPPGPPRVPCFGISVHQDDILPGALRLIRELRPHWQPDQVRTKRFTDGITNKLVACYVEEDMRDCVLVRVYGERTELLVDRENEVRNFQLLRAHGCAPKLYCTFQNGVCYEYMRGVALGPELIQEPRLFRLIALEMAKIHTIHANGNLPKPVLWPKLCKYLTLVKEELSPRLSADVPTVEELERELAWLKEHLSQLDSPVVFCHNDLLCKNIIYDSSKGHVRFIDYEYAGYNYQAFDIGNHFNEFAGVSEVDYCRYPTRETQLQWLRYYLQAQKGSAVTPREVERLFVQVNKFALASHFFWALWALIQNQFSTIDFDFLSFLSLPGQHPAQTSITSCRTDGQIGWTDGGGPAPGPLAPPAAATSERPPSLAPGWLELENPFHCATPTLGGAADGQCCPVCPRAPRVPCPQPAASLPTVHQLTSVSSADLHPGTFWPVRAWAGIAASQGLAPAAAPSTQGDPWC, from the exons ATGGCTGTGCCCCCTTCGGCGCCGCGGCCGCGCTCGCCTTTTTACCTGCGGAGGCAGACGCGCTGCCCGCAGTGCTCATGGAGCATGGAGGAGAAGGCGGCGGCCAGCGCGGGCGACCGCGAGCCGCCGGGCCCCCCGAGGGTCCCTTGCTTCGGCATCTCCGTGCACCAGGACGACATCCTTCCCGGCGCGCTGCGCCTCATCCGGGAGCTGCGGCCGCACTGGCAGCCCGACCAAGTCCGCACCAAG CGCTTCACCGACGGCATCACCAACAAGCTGGTGGCCTGCTACGTGGAGGAAGACATGCGGGACTGCGTGCTCGTGCGGGTGTACGGGGAGCGGACGGAGCTGCTGGTGGACCGCGAGAATGAGGTCAGGAACTTCCAGCTGCTGCGCGCGCACGGCTGCGCCCCCAAACTCTACTGCACCTTCCAGAACGGAGTGTGCTACGAGTACATGCGGGGCGTGGCCCTGGGCCCGGAGCTCATCCAGGAGCCCCGGCTCTTCAG GCTCATCGCCTTGGAGATGGCCAAGATTCACACCATCCATGCCAACGGCAACCTCCCCAAGCCGGTGCTCTGGCCCAAGCTCTGCAAGTACCTCACGCTCGTGAAGGAGGAGCTCAGCCCCAG GCTTTCTGCAGATGTGCCCACAGTGGAGGAGCTGGAGCGGGAGCTGGCCTGGCTGAAGGAGCACCTGTCCCAGCTGGACTCCCCCGTGGTGTTCTGCCACAACGACCTGCTGTGCAAGAACATCATCTACGACAGCTCCAAAG GTCATGTCCGGTTCATCGACTATGAGTACGCCGGCTACAACTACCAAGCTTTCGACATCGGCAACCATTTCAATGAGTTTGCAG GCGTGAGCGAGGTCGATTACTGCCGCTACCCCACGCGGGAGACCCAGCTGCAGTGGCTGCGCTACTACCTGCAGGCCCAGAAGGGCTCGGCCGTGACCCCCCGGGAGGTGGAGAGGCTCTTCGTGCAAGTCAACAAATTCGCCCTG GCCTCTCACTTCTTCTGGGCGCTCTGGGCTCTCATCCAGAACCAGTTCTCCACCATCGACTTCGACTTCCTCAG TTTCCTGAGCCTCCCAGGGCAGCACCCAGCCCAAACCAGCATCACCAGCTGCCGGACGGATGGACAGATCGGATGGACAGATGGTGGGGGGCCGGCGCCGGGTCCCCTGGCTCCCCCCGCAGCCGCCACATCTGAGAggcctccctcccttgctcccggCTGGCTGGAACTAGAGAACCCTTTCCACTGTGCTACGCCCACCCTCGGGGGAGCGGCGGATGGACAGTGCTGCCCAGTGTGCCCCAGGGCCCCGCGGGTGCCCTGCCCACAGCCTGCGGCTTCTCTGCCCACCGTCCATCAGCTCACCTCGGTCTCCAGTGCTGACCTGCACCCCGGCACCTTCTGGCCTGTGAGGGCCTGGGCAGGAATCGCGGCCTCTCAGGGCCTAGCACCAGCTGCTGCCCCCTCGACCCAGGGGGACCCCTGGTGCTGA
- the ETNK2 gene encoding ethanolamine kinase 2 isoform X2, which yields MAVPPSAPRPRSPFYLRRQTRCPQCSWSMEEKAAASAGDREPPGPPRVPCFGISVHQDDILPGALRLIRELRPHWQPDQVRTKRFTDGITNKLVACYVEEDMRDCVLVRVYGERTELLVDRENEVRNFQLLRAHGCAPKLYCTFQNGVCYEYMRGVALGPELIQEPRLFRLIALEMAKIHTIHANGNLPKPVLWPKLCKYLTLVKEELSPRLSADVPTVEELERELAWLKEHLSQLDSPVVFCHNDLLCKNIIYDSSKGHVRFIDYEYAGYNYQAFDIGNHFNEFAGVSEVDYCRYPTRETQLQWLRYYLQAQKGSAVTPREVERLFVQVNKFALASHFFWALWALIQNQFSTIDFDFLRYAVIRFNQYFKVKPQVSALEMPK from the exons ATGGCTGTGCCCCCTTCGGCGCCGCGGCCGCGCTCGCCTTTTTACCTGCGGAGGCAGACGCGCTGCCCGCAGTGCTCATGGAGCATGGAGGAGAAGGCGGCGGCCAGCGCGGGCGACCGCGAGCCGCCGGGCCCCCCGAGGGTCCCTTGCTTCGGCATCTCCGTGCACCAGGACGACATCCTTCCCGGCGCGCTGCGCCTCATCCGGGAGCTGCGGCCGCACTGGCAGCCCGACCAAGTCCGCACCAAG CGCTTCACCGACGGCATCACCAACAAGCTGGTGGCCTGCTACGTGGAGGAAGACATGCGGGACTGCGTGCTCGTGCGGGTGTACGGGGAGCGGACGGAGCTGCTGGTGGACCGCGAGAATGAGGTCAGGAACTTCCAGCTGCTGCGCGCGCACGGCTGCGCCCCCAAACTCTACTGCACCTTCCAGAACGGAGTGTGCTACGAGTACATGCGGGGCGTGGCCCTGGGCCCGGAGCTCATCCAGGAGCCCCGGCTCTTCAG GCTCATCGCCTTGGAGATGGCCAAGATTCACACCATCCATGCCAACGGCAACCTCCCCAAGCCGGTGCTCTGGCCCAAGCTCTGCAAGTACCTCACGCTCGTGAAGGAGGAGCTCAGCCCCAG GCTTTCTGCAGATGTGCCCACAGTGGAGGAGCTGGAGCGGGAGCTGGCCTGGCTGAAGGAGCACCTGTCCCAGCTGGACTCCCCCGTGGTGTTCTGCCACAACGACCTGCTGTGCAAGAACATCATCTACGACAGCTCCAAAG GTCATGTCCGGTTCATCGACTATGAGTACGCCGGCTACAACTACCAAGCTTTCGACATCGGCAACCATTTCAATGAGTTTGCAG GCGTGAGCGAGGTCGATTACTGCCGCTACCCCACGCGGGAGACCCAGCTGCAGTGGCTGCGCTACTACCTGCAGGCCCAGAAGGGCTCGGCCGTGACCCCCCGGGAGGTGGAGAGGCTCTTCGTGCAAGTCAACAAATTCGCCCTG GCCTCTCACTTCTTCTGGGCGCTCTGGGCTCTCATCCAGAACCAGTTCTCCACCATCGACTTCGACTTCCTCAG GTACGCTGTGATCCGATTCAACCAGTACTTCAAGGTGAAGCCTCAGGTGTCGGCCTTGGAGATGCCAAAGTGA
- the ETNK2 gene encoding ethanolamine kinase 2 isoform X3: MAVPPSAPRPRSPFYLRRQTRCPQCSWSMEEKAAASAGDREPPGPPRVPCFGISVHQDDILPGALRLIRELRPHWQPDQVRTKRFTDGITNKLVACYVEEDMRDCVLVRVYGERTELLVDRENEVRNFQLLRAHGCAPKLYCTFQNGVCYEYMRGVALGPELIQEPRLFRLIALEMAKIHTIHANGNLPKPVLWPKLCKYLTLVKEELSPRLSADVPTVEELERELAWLKEHLSQLDSPVVFCHNDLLCKNIIYDSSKGHVRFIDYEYAGYNYQAFDIGNHFNEFAGVSEVDYCRYPTRETQLQWLRYYLQAQKGSAVTPREVERLFVQVNKFALASHFFWALWALIQNQFSTIDFDFLSAQRTT, encoded by the exons ATGGCTGTGCCCCCTTCGGCGCCGCGGCCGCGCTCGCCTTTTTACCTGCGGAGGCAGACGCGCTGCCCGCAGTGCTCATGGAGCATGGAGGAGAAGGCGGCGGCCAGCGCGGGCGACCGCGAGCCGCCGGGCCCCCCGAGGGTCCCTTGCTTCGGCATCTCCGTGCACCAGGACGACATCCTTCCCGGCGCGCTGCGCCTCATCCGGGAGCTGCGGCCGCACTGGCAGCCCGACCAAGTCCGCACCAAG CGCTTCACCGACGGCATCACCAACAAGCTGGTGGCCTGCTACGTGGAGGAAGACATGCGGGACTGCGTGCTCGTGCGGGTGTACGGGGAGCGGACGGAGCTGCTGGTGGACCGCGAGAATGAGGTCAGGAACTTCCAGCTGCTGCGCGCGCACGGCTGCGCCCCCAAACTCTACTGCACCTTCCAGAACGGAGTGTGCTACGAGTACATGCGGGGCGTGGCCCTGGGCCCGGAGCTCATCCAGGAGCCCCGGCTCTTCAG GCTCATCGCCTTGGAGATGGCCAAGATTCACACCATCCATGCCAACGGCAACCTCCCCAAGCCGGTGCTCTGGCCCAAGCTCTGCAAGTACCTCACGCTCGTGAAGGAGGAGCTCAGCCCCAG GCTTTCTGCAGATGTGCCCACAGTGGAGGAGCTGGAGCGGGAGCTGGCCTGGCTGAAGGAGCACCTGTCCCAGCTGGACTCCCCCGTGGTGTTCTGCCACAACGACCTGCTGTGCAAGAACATCATCTACGACAGCTCCAAAG GTCATGTCCGGTTCATCGACTATGAGTACGCCGGCTACAACTACCAAGCTTTCGACATCGGCAACCATTTCAATGAGTTTGCAG GCGTGAGCGAGGTCGATTACTGCCGCTACCCCACGCGGGAGACCCAGCTGCAGTGGCTGCGCTACTACCTGCAGGCCCAGAAGGGCTCGGCCGTGACCCCCCGGGAGGTGGAGAGGCTCTTCGTGCAAGTCAACAAATTCGCCCTG GCCTCTCACTTCTTCTGGGCGCTCTGGGCTCTCATCCAGAACCAGTTCTCCACCATCGACTTCGACTTCCTCAG
- the LOC101549194 gene encoding phospholipid hydroperoxide glutathione peroxidase-like, with protein MHEFSAKDIDGRMVNLDKYRGHVCIVTNVASQUGKTEVNYTQLVDLHARYAECGLRILAFPCNQFGKQEPGSNAEIKEFAAGYNVKFDLFSKICVNGDDAHPLWKWMKAQPKGRGILGNAIKWNFTKFLIDKNGCVVKRYGPMEEPLVIEKDLPCYL; from the coding sequence ATGCACGAATTCTCAGCCAAGGACATAGATGGGCGCATGGTGAATCTGGACAAGTACCGGGGCCACGTGTGCATCGTCACCAACGTGGCCTCGCAATGAGGCAAGACCGAGGTAAACTACACTCAGCTTGTCGACCTGCACGCCCGGTATGCTGAGTGCGGTTTACGGATCCTGGCCTTTCCCTGCAACCAGTTTGGCAAGCAGGAGCCAGGGAGTAATGCAGAGATCAAGGAGTTCGCTGCAGGCTATAACGTCAAATTCGATTTGTTCAGCAAGATCTGTGTGAATGGGGACGATGCCCACCCGCTGTGGAAGTGGATGAAAGCCCAGCCCAAGGGCAGGGGCATTCTGGGAAATGCCATCAAATGGAACTTCACCAAGTTCCTCATCGACAAGAATGGCTGTGTGGTGAAGCGCTACGGCCCCATGGAAGAGCCCCTGGTGATCGAGAAGGACTTGCCTTGCTACTTATAA
- the REN gene encoding renin, with amino-acid sequence MARSSAAARWGVLVLLWGCTAGLPTDSSAFRRIFLKRMPSVRESLQERGVDVARLGAEWSQFAVGLALGNSTSPVVLTNYLDTQYYGEIGIGTPPQPFKVIFDTGSANLWVPSSKCSPLYTACEIHSLYDSAESSSYMENGTEFTIRYGSGKVKGFQSQDVVTVGGITVTQTFGEVTELPLIPFMLAKFDGVLGMGFPAQAVGGVTPVFDHILSQRVLKEDVFSVYYSSSSENSHLLGGEIVLGGSDPQYYQGNFHYVSVSKPGSWQINMKGVSVKSATLLCAEGCTAVVDTGASYISAPTGSLRLLMDTLGAKELSANEYVVSCNQVPTLPDISFRLGGRAYTLTSADYVLQEPYSHEDLCTLALHGLDVPPPTGPVWVLGASFIRKFYTEFDRRNNRIGFALAR; translated from the exons GATCTTCCTGAAGAGAATGCCGTCGGTGCGGGAGAGCCTGCAGGAGCGCGGCGTGGACGTGGCCAGACTCGGAGCTGAGTGGAGCCAGTTTGCTGTGGGACTGGCGCTGGGCAACAGCACCTCCCCCGTGGTCCTCACCAACTACCTGGAC ACCCAGTACTATGGCGAGATCGGCATcggcaccccaccccagcccttcaAAGTCATCTTCGACACGGGCTCCGCCAACCTCTGGGTGCCCTCCAGCAAATGCAGCCCTCTCTACACCGCCTGTG AGATCCACAGTCTCTACGACTCTGCGGAATCCTCCAGCTACATGGAGAACGGGACCGAGTTCACCATCCGATACGGGTCCGGCAAAGTCAAAGGCTTCCAGAGCCAGGACGTGGTGACG GTCGGTGGAATCACGGTGACGCAGACGTTCGGCGAGGTCACGGAGCTGCCCCTGATCCCTTTCATGCTGGCCAAGTTCGACGGGGTCCTGGGCATGGGCTTCCCGGCACAGGCCGTCGGAGGGGTCACTCCCGTCTTCGACCACATCCTCTCCCAGAGGGTCTTAAAGGAAGACGTCTTCTCGGTCTACTACAGCAG CAGCTCGGA GAATTCCCACCTGCTGGGCGGAGAGATTGTGCTGGGGGGCAGCGACCCCCAGTACTACCAAGGCAATTTCCACTACGTGAGCGTCAGCAAGCCCGGCTCTTGGCAGATCAACATGAAAGG GGTGTCTGTGAAATCGGCCACGCTCCTGTGCGCCGAGGGCTGCACCGCGGTGGTGGACACGGGAGCCTCCTACATCTCGGCCCCCACCGGCTCCCTGCGGCTGCTCATGGACACTCTGGGGGCCAAGGAGCTGAGCGCCAACGAA TACGTGGTGAGCTGCAACCAGGTCCCCACGCTGCCGGATATCTCCTTCCGCCTCGGGGGCAGGGCCTACACCTTGACCAGCGCCGACTACGTCTTACAG GAGCCCTACAGCCACGAGGACCTGTGCACACTGGCCCTCCACGGTCTGGACGTCCCCCCGCCCACTGGGCCCGTGTGGGTCCTGGGCGCCAGCTTCATCCGCAAGTTCTACACGGAGTTTGACCGGCGCAACAATCGGATTGGGTTTGCCTTAGCCCGCTGA